The window GGTACCTAGCGAATCGATACGGTGCAGATGATTCCAAGTACAATCAATATCTCTCTCGGCGACAGTTGTTAGCCGCGCAAGGTGCAGCCGGCGTGGCCGCCTTTGCAGGGTGTATGGGTGATGACGACGGCGAAGATATCCTTGGAGATACAACGCCAGAATCGGTGCTCGGTGATGTCGACTACAACGAGGACTACGAAGACGAGTTCAATGTTATCTACCCGTCGGCAGATCTCAACCCAGTCGACGATGACTACATTTTCAACCCATATCATTCCCAATGGAACGCCGGCGATCTGGGCCAGGAGTTCGGCTTCGAGTATCTAGCGGTGTTCCACACCGAACGTGGCGAGTATATCCCTCGAGTCGCCGAAGAGTGGTCGATTGACGAAGAGGGCCTCCGAACCGAAGTAACGCTCTCAGACGAGTACGCCTGGTCGACGGGTGAGCCGATCACGGCTCACGACTTCGTCACTGCCTACAAGCTAGACGGCTACATGGGTCTCGGCATGGAGGACTTCGTCGACATCGAAGAGGGAGTCTACGCTGAGGACGACTATACGATCGTGATCGAGCCTCGTGACGAGTACCGTGATATGGAAGAAGAACTCTGGATCGAAGAGTGGGCCGAGATGATCCTGCAGGTTTCCGACGAACAGTACGGTCACTTCGTCGAGGAGTTCGAAGAGGCAGAGACCGACGAGGAGATTGAGAGCGTTCAAGAAAGCATCCTCAACTATGACCTGAGCTGGGACGAAGTTATGTACTCAGGCCCCTGGATCTTTGTCGAGGCAAACGAAGAGTTCGCCGACCAGATCCCGAACCCAGAACACCCAATCGCACAGGAGTGGGACTTTTTCCAGCGGATCGGCGTCTATGTGGACGAAGAGGGTGTCCAATCCGGCGAGGTCGACTGGGGAGATGATAGCCCAGACCTCGATGACGTTCCAGACATGTACGGAGAAGGGCCATTGCCGTACGATGGGCAATCGTTTGCGATCATCTTTGGAACCGAAGACGAGTATATCCGCGACTACCCAGAGGTGCGCCAAGCAATCGCTTACGCCGTCGACGTTCCGTTCCTCACCGAGACCACCGCGACAGAAGGGACCGACTACGACGAGTACTCGACAGGGGTTGACTCGCTGTACGTCGAAGACTACGTCGAATCCGATGTTCTCGAGGCAATGGAAAATTACGGACCTGAGGACACCGACAGAGCCGCAGAACTGCTCGAGGACGTTGGGTTCGAGCAGGAAGATGGTGAGTGGCTCACCCCTGACGGCGAGACCTGGACGCTCAATTTCCCAGTCGGCGACTGGTTCGACATCCACTCGGAGATGA is drawn from Natronolimnobius sp. AArcel1 and contains these coding sequences:
- a CDS encoding ABC transporter substrate-binding protein, producing the protein MGDDDGEDILGDTTPESVLGDVDYNEDYEDEFNVIYPSADLNPVDDDYIFNPYHSQWNAGDLGQEFGFEYLAVFHTERGEYIPRVAEEWSIDEEGLRTEVTLSDEYAWSTGEPITAHDFVTAYKLDGYMGLGMEDFVDIEEGVYAEDDYTIVIEPRDEYRDMEEELWIEEWAEMILQVSDEQYGHFVEEFEEAETDEEIESVQESILNYDLSWDEVMYSGPWIFVEANEEFADQIPNPEHPIAQEWDFFQRIGVYVDEEGVQSGEVDWGDDSPDLDDVPDMYGEGPLPYDGQSFAIIFGTEDEYIRDYPEVRQAIAYAVDVPFLTETTATEGTDYDEYSTGVDSLYVEDYVESDVLEAMENYGPEDTDRAAELLEDVGFEQEDGEWLTPDGETWTLNFPVGDWFDIHSEMISNNLAEFGIDMDFYVEEMPTWQAETEDNLDYDLTVQLNYGMARDYHPYADFDDVFNNNTMGLFTERTGMIDEEVEVPEVGNPDGDTVTIDIEEELDEMSTADSEEDLIDHATTLAWVHNQTLPALVCYPWGGGHYWVNTEDWDFDLESDDWLTSNRITHYLLENGLEPV